The Setaria italica strain Yugu1 chromosome IX, Setaria_italica_v2.0, whole genome shotgun sequence genome has a window encoding:
- the LOC101784311 gene encoding sulfated surface glycoprotein 185 isoform X1 → MEFLLLFLVSGSLLLPSLGLAVSGQEARQLVHLNGPSQTGVHVSVARKDLPMVASSVLGAESWLRTHVLAQYPSEHITAIVVGRGVTCNHGQELLRLRLLHAVKNLHHSLVRWGLVDDIKVTSASPVCARDRAVLQRRLYGRHHLPATFRPPQPPVASTYMPPPPGVALSFAPNYPPEVVPSVPPTAAVPPHSPAVPASPPSMVSASPPLTMPSTPPTSIPASPPEVTGGMAPSATPPPCLAPPTAAMSPPPWSGEGGNSGGLWCVAKPTVPEDKLQEAMDYACSQDGVDCQEIAAGGSCFYPDNIASHASYAFNSYWQKMKQIGGSCNFGGTALLINSDPSYLQCRFMLS, encoded by the exons ATGGAGTTCTTGCTGCTGTTCCTCGTCTCCGGCTCCCTTCTGCTCCCTTCCTTGGGTCTTGCTG TTTCAGGTCAAGAAGCTCGTCAACTGGTTCACCTCAATGGGCCATCTCAAACAGGTGTACATGTATCAGTCGCTCGCAAGGACCTCCCCATGGTGGCCTCCTCGGTTCTTGGAGCTGAGTCCTGGCTCAGGACCCATGTGCTGGCACAATACCCATCAGAGCACATTACGGCCATCGTTGTAGGCCGTGGTGTAACCTGCAACCATGGCCAAGAGCTCCTGCGGCTTCGCCTCTTGCACGCCGTCAAGAATCTGCACCATTCTCTCGTGCGCTGGGGCCTTGTTGATGATATAAAGGTCACCTCTGCCTCCCCTGTATGTGCGAGAGACAGAGCAGTCCTGCAGAGGAGGCTGTATGGGAGGCACCACTTGCCAGCAACGTTCCGGCCACCGCAGCCACCTGTGGCATCGACATacatgccaccaccaccaggcgtGGCACTGTCCTTTGCACCGAATTACCCGCCTGAAGTTGTCCCCTCTGTTCCACCCACAGCAGCTGTGCCACCACACTCACCTGCTGTGCCGGCAAGCCCACCTTCAATGGTATCGGCTAGTCCACCCCTCACCATGCCTTCTACCCCACCCACCTCAATTCCTGCTAGTCCACCTGAGGTTACTGGTGGCATGGCCCCATCAGCAACGCCACCTCCATGCTTGGCTCCACCCACAGCGGCAATGTCCCCACCACCTTGGTCTGGCGAGGGAGGGAACAGTGGTGGCTTGTGGTGTGTGGCCAAGCCGACTGTGCCAGAAGACAAGCTGCAGGAGGCAATGGACTATGCTTGCAGCCAGGATGGAGTGGATTGCCAGGAGATTGCTGCTGGTGGTAGCTGCTTCTATCCAGACAACATTGCATCGCACGCATCATATGCGTTCAATAGCTATTGGCAGAAGATGAAGCAGATTGGTGGGAGCTGCAATTTTGGTGGTACTGCTTTGCTGATCAATTCTGATCCAA GCTATCTACAGTGCCGCTTCATGCTGAGTTGA
- the LOC101784311 gene encoding sulfated surface glycoprotein 185 isoform X2 → MEFLLLFLVSGSLLLPSLGLAGQEARQLVHLNGPSQTGVHVSVARKDLPMVASSVLGAESWLRTHVLAQYPSEHITAIVVGRGVTCNHGQELLRLRLLHAVKNLHHSLVRWGLVDDIKVTSASPVCARDRAVLQRRLYGRHHLPATFRPPQPPVASTYMPPPPGVALSFAPNYPPEVVPSVPPTAAVPPHSPAVPASPPSMVSASPPLTMPSTPPTSIPASPPEVTGGMAPSATPPPCLAPPTAAMSPPPWSGEGGNSGGLWCVAKPTVPEDKLQEAMDYACSQDGVDCQEIAAGGSCFYPDNIASHASYAFNSYWQKMKQIGGSCNFGGTALLINSDPSYLQCRFMLS, encoded by the exons ATGGAGTTCTTGCTGCTGTTCCTCGTCTCCGGCTCCCTTCTGCTCCCTTCCTTGGGTCTTGCTG GTCAAGAAGCTCGTCAACTGGTTCACCTCAATGGGCCATCTCAAACAGGTGTACATGTATCAGTCGCTCGCAAGGACCTCCCCATGGTGGCCTCCTCGGTTCTTGGAGCTGAGTCCTGGCTCAGGACCCATGTGCTGGCACAATACCCATCAGAGCACATTACGGCCATCGTTGTAGGCCGTGGTGTAACCTGCAACCATGGCCAAGAGCTCCTGCGGCTTCGCCTCTTGCACGCCGTCAAGAATCTGCACCATTCTCTCGTGCGCTGGGGCCTTGTTGATGATATAAAGGTCACCTCTGCCTCCCCTGTATGTGCGAGAGACAGAGCAGTCCTGCAGAGGAGGCTGTATGGGAGGCACCACTTGCCAGCAACGTTCCGGCCACCGCAGCCACCTGTGGCATCGACATacatgccaccaccaccaggcgtGGCACTGTCCTTTGCACCGAATTACCCGCCTGAAGTTGTCCCCTCTGTTCCACCCACAGCAGCTGTGCCACCACACTCACCTGCTGTGCCGGCAAGCCCACCTTCAATGGTATCGGCTAGTCCACCCCTCACCATGCCTTCTACCCCACCCACCTCAATTCCTGCTAGTCCACCTGAGGTTACTGGTGGCATGGCCCCATCAGCAACGCCACCTCCATGCTTGGCTCCACCCACAGCGGCAATGTCCCCACCACCTTGGTCTGGCGAGGGAGGGAACAGTGGTGGCTTGTGGTGTGTGGCCAAGCCGACTGTGCCAGAAGACAAGCTGCAGGAGGCAATGGACTATGCTTGCAGCCAGGATGGAGTGGATTGCCAGGAGATTGCTGCTGGTGGTAGCTGCTTCTATCCAGACAACATTGCATCGCACGCATCATATGCGTTCAATAGCTATTGGCAGAAGATGAAGCAGATTGGTGGGAGCTGCAATTTTGGTGGTACTGCTTTGCTGATCAATTCTGATCCAA GCTATCTACAGTGCCGCTTCATGCTGAGTTGA
- the LOC105913562 gene encoding VID27-like protein: MLKAARMQSGSKWNEQRNMVEGSASMWENLVVTFPKIKKFQNNKASFPLFDALGELYDGHLAEGTYNFTSIESERVEEPLQQIDVVEEEAEEEALQEIHEIRDEEDEEKDAGDKEEEARSGQRRMAASRKKPEKEGQKPRKSAKIEAMMERFLEMRTKQADDEAQQLARENEARDKEVAKGNEYSIKRCISIINTMEVTKQEKAKSYAIFTKSKENRETFICASEEDEESALIWLRNEMA; encoded by the exons ATGCTCAAAGCGGCAAGAATGCAAAGTGGGTCAAAATGGAATGAGCAACGAAATATGGTTGAAGGATCAGCCTCAATGTGGGAGAACCTCGTAGTG ACTTTCCCCAAAATCAAGAAGTTTCAAAACAACAAGGCAAGCTTTCCACTTTTTGATGCTTTGGGAGAACTCTATGATG GTCATCTGGCTGAAGGGACATACAATTTCACTTCTATTGAGTCAGAACGTGTGGAAGAGCCCCTTCAACAAATTGATGTTGTAGAGGAAGAAGCTGAGGAAGAAGCCCTACAGGAAATTCATGAGATacgtgatgaagaggatgaagaaaagGATGCAGGAGATAaagaagaggaggcaagaagtggACAACGAAGAATGGctgcatcaagaaagaaaccagAAAAGGAAGGACAAAAGCCTAGAAAGAGTGCAAAAATTGAAGCTATGATGGAGAGATTCCTTGAAATGAGGACAAAGCAAGCAGATGATGAAGCTCAACAGCTAGCAAGAGAAAATGAGGCAAGAGATAAGGAGGTTGCTAAAGGTAATGAATACTCCATCAAAAGGTGCATATCGATTATCAACACAATGGAAGTGACTAAACAGGAAAAGgccaaatcttatgcaatcttCACCAAGAGCAAAGAAAACAGAGAGACTTTTATTTGTGctagtgaagaagatgaagaatccGCTTTGATTTGGCTTAGGAATGAGATGGCCTAG
- the LOC101785368 gene encoding vacuolar-sorting receptor 3 has product MGALGFRRPLPLLLLALLTAAAVVVEARFVVEKNSLMVTSPTSLRGRRDSAIGNFGIPQYGGSMAGAVVYPKDNSNACDDFDGKHPFRAKPGAMPTFLLVDRGDCLFAKKVWNAQNAGASAVLVVDDKDEPLITMDLPREDDEAAKYIQNITIPSALIDKKFGEQLKKAVKDGEMVNVNLDWREAVPHPDDRVEYELWTNSNDECGPKCDMLMNFLKEFKGAAQLLEKGGYSQFTPHYITWYCPQAFVISKQCKSQCINHGRYCAPDPEQDFSTGYEGKDVVVENLRQLCVFKVANENKKPWVWWDYVTDFHIRCPMKEKKYNKKCAETVIKSLGLDVKKVDKCMGDPNADSDHPLLKMEQDAQIGKGSRGDVTILPTLVVNNRQYRGKLERKAVLKAICAGFEETTEPNVCLSDDIETNECLNDNGGCWQDKAANVTACRDTFRGRVCECPTFNGVQFKGDGYSNCEPAGPGKCLINHGGCWHETRNGKTFSACQESGDGKCQCPAGFRGDGVKKCEDINECKERKACQCPECNCRDTWGGYDCTCSGDLLYIREHDTCISKTAVQAKAAWAAVWGILIVIVVVAAGSYIVYKYRLRSYMDSEIRAIMAQYMPLDNQGEVPNHTHEEDRS; this is encoded by the exons ATGGGCGCGCTAGGGTTTCGGCGGCCGCTGCCACTACTGCTGCTGGCGCTGctcaccgccgcggcggtggtggtggaggcgcgCTTCGTGGTGGAGAAGAACAGCCTGATGGTCACGTCACCAACGTCGCTGCGGGGGCGCCGCGACAGCGCCATCGGCAACTTCGGTATCCCGCAGTACGGCGGGAGCATGGCGGGCGCCGTCGTCTACCCCAAGGACAACTCCAACGCCTGCGACGATTTCGACGGCAAGCACCCCTTCCGCGCCAAGCCTGGCGCGATGCccaccttcctcctcgtcgaccGCGGGG ATTGCCTATTTGCGAAAAAGGTTTGGAATGCGCAAAATGCTGGTGCCTCTGCTGTACTTGTAGTTGATGACAAGGATGAACCATTGATAACAATGGATTTACCTCGGGAAGATGATGAGGCTGCAAAGTATATACAGAACATAACCATTCCTTCTGCATTAATAGATAAAAAATTTGGTGAGCAGTTGAAGAAGGCTGTTAAAGATGGAGAAATGGTTAATGTGAATCTTGATTGGAGGGAGGCTGTTCCACATCCTGATGACCGTGTTGAGTATGAGTTATGGACAAACAGCAATGATGAATGTGGACCTAAATGTGATATGCTGATGAATTTTCTAAAGGAATTTAAAGGAGCTGCTCAACTACTTGAGAAAGGCGGCTATAGTCAGTTCACACCCCATTATATTACTTGGTACTGCCCTCAAGCATTTGTGATCAGTAAACAATGCAAGTCCCAATGCATAAACCATGGGAGATACTGCGCACCTGATCCAGAACAAGATTTTAGCACAGGCTATGAAGGAAAGGATGTGGTGGTAGAGAACCTCAGACAGTTATGTGTGTTTAAAGTTGCAAATGAAAATAAGAAACCATGGGTCTGGTGGGACTATGTCACTGATTTTCACATTAGGTGCCCAATGAAGGAGAAGAAGTACAACAAAAAATGTGCTGAAACTGTCATCAAATCACTAG GTCTGGATGTGAAGAAGGTTGATAAGTGCATGGGAGACCCAAATGCTGATTCTGATCACCCGTTGCTTAAAATGGAGCAAGATGCTCAG ATTGGGAAAGGTTCAAGAGGAGATGTTACTATATTGCCTACTCTTGTTGTGAACAACCGGCAATATCGAG GGAAGCTTGAGAGGAAAGCTGTCCTCAAAGCTATTTGTGCTGGTTTTGAGGAAACTACTGAACCAAATGTTTGCCTGAGTGATG ATATAGAAACTAATGAGTGTCTGAATGACAATGGAGGTTGCTGGCAAGACAAAGCTGCTAATGTAACGGCCTGCAGG GACACCTTCCGTGGCCGAGTGTGTGAATGCCCCACGTTCAATGGCGTACAGTTCAAAGGCGATGGCTACAGCAATTGTGAAC CTGCCGGACCAGGAAAATGCTTGATAAACCATGGAGGATGTTGGCATGAAACTCGTAATGGGAAAACATTCTCTGCTTGTCAG GAATCTGGAGATGGGAAATGCCAGTGCCCAGCTGGTTTCCGAGGGGATGGTGTTAAAAAATGTGAAG ATATTAATGAGTGCAAGGAGAGAAAAGCTTGTCAGTGCCCTGAATGCAACTGCAGAGATACATGGGGTGGCTATGACTGCACTTGCAGCGGTGACCTTTTATACATCAGAGAGCATGACACGTGCATAA GCAAGACAGCAGTTCAGGCTAAAGCAGCATGGGCTGCAGTGTGGGGTATCTTGATAGTTATCGTTGTTGTGGCAGCGGGAAGTTATATTGTATACAAATACAGACTGAGG TCTTACATGGACTCTGAGATCAGAGCTATTATGGCACAGTATATGCCACTGGACAATCAAGGAGAGGTCCCAAATCATACACATGAAGAAGATCGTTCATAA